A section of the Roseovarius sp. W115 genome encodes:
- a CDS encoding DUF4174 domain-containing protein: MNSHHFVLRILTGGLKLKFSRPVTHSVVAFFFTAPIFLVTGDPMLRAITTSFLILAAGTLSADEAADTSKTTPSEIIFPGDSVDLSEFVWKNRPLVVFADSPEDPRFIQQMAFLNQGLDDLRERDVIVLTDPNKDSGSALREKLHPRGFMLALIGKDGRIFLRKPLPWDVREITRAIDKMPTRQQEIRDRRGGS, translated from the coding sequence TGAATTCGCACCATTTTGTGCTGCGAATCCTCACCGGGGGCTTAAAGTTAAAATTTTCTCGACCTGTAACGCATTCTGTCGTCGCATTTTTCTTCACTGCGCCTATATTTTTGGTGACAGGAGACCCCATGCTAAGAGCGATAACGACGTCTTTTCTGATACTTGCAGCAGGAACCTTATCCGCTGACGAGGCCGCAGACACATCGAAAACCACGCCATCGGAGATCATTTTCCCAGGTGATAGCGTGGATTTGAGTGAATTTGTTTGGAAAAACAGACCGCTTGTTGTGTTTGCCGATAGCCCGGAAGATCCGAGATTCATCCAGCAAATGGCATTTCTGAACCAAGGTCTTGACGACTTGCGAGAGCGCGATGTGATCGTCTTGACAGATCCGAACAAAGACAGCGGGTCTGCCTTGCGCGAAAAGTTGCATCCGCGCGGCTTTATGCTGGCGCTGATTGGCAAGGATGGGCGGATATTCCTGCGCAAACCCCTGCCGTGGGATGTGCGCGAGATTACCCGCGCGATAGATAAAATGCCCACACGGCAACAAGAAATCCGCGACCGTCGCGGCGGAAGCTGA
- a CDS encoding acetyl/propionyl/methylcrotonyl-CoA carboxylase subunit alpha, which translates to MFNKILIANRGEIACRVIKTARKMGIATVAIYSDADRNALHVKMADEAVHIGPPAASESYIVIDKVMAAIKETGAEAVHPGYGFLSENPKFAEALEAAGVAFIGPPKTAIEAMGDKITSKKIAQEANVSTVPGYMGLIEDADEAVKISNEIGYPVMIKASAGGGGKGMRIAWSDDEAREGFQSSKNEAANSFGDDRIFIEKFVTQPRHIEIQVLCDQHGNGVFLHERECSIQRRNQKVVEEAPSPFLDEKTRKAMGEQSLALAHAVGYASAGTVEFIVDGDKNFYFLEMNTRLQVEHPVTELITGVDLVEQMIRVAAGEKLKIKQSDLKIGGWAIENRLYAEDPYRGFLPSIGRLTRYRPPVEVAAGPMLEADTWHDDAPSGETGVRNDTGVYEGGEISMYYDPMIAKLCTWGPDRASAIEAMRVALDSFEVEGIGHNLPFVAAVMDHPKFISGDMTTAFIEEEYPEGFEGVELDDTALRRIAASAAAMHRVAEIRRTRVSGRMDNHERHVGEDWVVSLQGQDHAVKIAADRDGSTVSFEDGTSHRVSSDWTPGDQLAKLDVDGAPLVLKVGKVSGGFRIRNRGADIKVHVRTPRQAELATLMPEKLPPDTSKMLLCPMPGLIVTVNVAEGDEVQEGQALCTVEAMKMENILRAEKKGVVSKINAGPGDSLAVDDVIMVFE; encoded by the coding sequence CGCAAAATGGGTATTGCGACGGTGGCCATCTACTCCGACGCTGACCGCAACGCACTGCATGTGAAGATGGCGGATGAGGCGGTGCATATCGGCCCACCTGCGGCGTCAGAATCTTACATCGTGATTGACAAGGTTATGGCCGCGATCAAGGAAACCGGCGCCGAGGCGGTGCATCCGGGCTATGGGTTTCTCTCGGAGAACCCCAAATTCGCAGAAGCGCTGGAAGCTGCTGGTGTCGCCTTTATCGGACCACCTAAAACTGCGATTGAGGCGATGGGCGACAAGATCACCTCAAAGAAAATCGCTCAGGAAGCCAATGTCAGTACAGTGCCGGGGTACATGGGCCTGATTGAGGATGCCGATGAGGCGGTGAAGATTTCCAATGAAATTGGGTATCCTGTGATGATCAAGGCCTCCGCGGGCGGTGGCGGCAAGGGCATGCGCATCGCCTGGAGCGATGACGAGGCGCGCGAGGGGTTTCAAAGCTCGAAAAACGAGGCGGCGAATTCCTTTGGAGATGACCGCATTTTCATAGAGAAATTCGTCACCCAACCGCGCCACATCGAAATTCAGGTGCTCTGTGATCAGCACGGCAATGGCGTCTTCCTGCATGAGCGCGAATGCTCAATTCAGCGGCGAAATCAAAAGGTTGTGGAAGAAGCACCAAGCCCGTTTCTCGATGAGAAGACCCGCAAGGCCATGGGCGAGCAATCTTTGGCACTGGCCCATGCGGTGGGCTATGCCAGCGCCGGGACGGTGGAATTCATCGTGGATGGCGACAAGAATTTCTACTTCCTGGAAATGAACACCCGCTTGCAGGTGGAACATCCGGTGACTGAGTTGATAACGGGCGTAGACCTTGTGGAGCAGATGATCCGCGTGGCGGCGGGCGAAAAGCTCAAGATCAAGCAAAGCGATTTGAAAATCGGTGGCTGGGCGATTGAGAACCGTCTTTATGCCGAAGATCCCTATCGCGGTTTCCTGCCGTCGATTGGCCGTTTGACCCGGTATCGTCCGCCCGTTGAAGTGGCCGCTGGCCCAATGCTGGAAGCGGACACATGGCATGATGATGCGCCATCAGGCGAAACAGGCGTGCGCAATGACACCGGCGTCTACGAGGGCGGCGAGATCAGCATGTATTACGATCCGATGATCGCCAAGCTTTGTACTTGGGGTCCAGATCGTGCCTCGGCCATTGAAGCGATGCGCGTGGCGCTCGACAGCTTTGAGGTGGAAGGCATCGGGCACAACCTACCCTTCGTGGCGGCCGTGATGGATCATCCGAAATTCATCTCGGGCGATATGACGACAGCCTTCATTGAAGAGGAATATCCCGAAGGATTTGAAGGGGTAGAGTTGGATGACACCGCCCTGCGCCGGATCGCGGCAAGTGCGGCGGCCATGCACCGCGTGGCCGAAATTCGGCGCACCCGTGTGTCGGGCCGGATGGACAACCATGAGCGCCATGTGGGCGAGGATTGGGTGGTCTCTCTGCAAGGACAGGATCATGCGGTAAAGATCGCGGCAGACCGTGATGGATCCACCGTGAGCTTTGAGGATGGCACCAGCCACCGCGTGTCCAGCGACTGGACGCCGGGGGATCAACTGGCCAAGCTGGATGTGGACGGCGCGCCTTTGGTGCTCAAGGTGGGCAAGGTCTCTGGCGGGTTCCGCATTCGCAACCGCGGCGCGGATATCAAGGTGCATGTGCGCACCCCGCGTCAGGCCGAATTGGCCACGTTAATGCCCGAGAAACTCCCGCCTGATACATCGAAAATGCTGCTCTGCCCGATGCCGGGCCTGATTGTGACTGTGAATGTCGCCGAAGGCGATGAAGTTCAGGAGGGGCAGGCGCTTTGCACGGTTGAGGCGATGAAGATGGAAAATATTCTGCGCGCCGAGAAGAAGGGCGTCGTGTCAAAGATCAATGCTGGTCCGGGCGATAGCCTGGCTGTGGATGACGTGATTATGGTGTTCGAATAA